cagcaaggtaaagattttggccaaagaaaacagatggtttgaaagaggagtaaaggaagctatttttgtcaaacaacagaacccatcattgaatcggaatggtggtttgaggtttaatttggaccctgtgttcagcaggttactgagaccaaaacccacagctcttagtcttgcaaatgaggtgaagccagggccgagccagaacaatagatgctaacgagccactTCAGagtacccaactcagggagcgacacttcccttttatcggaggtgctaatggcgggagaggattagacctactccgcccaggcttagtgtaaggaaccaataggaggagggtgttggcacaccaattccgcccactcttactgtatttaaggcctaggctaccagcacttattagttcgctgacgaagctcttcggatgaggagcgaaacatccgacaccttcttcacagaagtacagatgacgtctcaagaagcctatgagaaacaaactaaacgaagaataaaggcgtaattctttgaaaattaggttgaggaaaaagttataatattacaagaagaaaatgtactggaagaaagttgaaatttttgtaaaattatgttgttgtttttttactatttttcttatttgtttttataaaaaaaagcagacattttacaagaataaagtcgtattctaacgagaaagttgcacttttatgagaataaatttgtagtATTAGAAGGAAAAATTGAATTTGAGTAGCacagagttcaaatattaaagttaaaaagatgttttttttaaagacataatgttatgagaaaccaaacaaaaaagaaagatgtcagagttaccagaagaaaatttaaggACAGTTGAAGTAGttgaaaacacagcaaaaatggaaaaaaaacagctggaatgtGACAAGaggaaagtcaaagtattacgttaaaaaaggttgtaatcaAATGTGAAaagcaattttacaataatacattttaatatattatgggcaaataggctccagcatacccccgcgtccctaatgaggagaagtggtgtAATGTATAAGTGGATATTGTGGgcaaaaataagtcattttagtagcatctcACCTAGTATATCACTAAGCtgatacaaaatatcaaagtggcctttcatttttcattatgtggccctcgctggaaaaagtaacacccctgcattaaactgaatcgtttttgtttttcaatcttTCTCAGGTTCAACCCGAGCCGCCACCATTCCGTGCTGTAAGGCCGACCGTAAAATGTCTTCCGACGGAGACCTGAGTAACCTTGGAAGCTGTGGTAGCTTCTGGGAGGTAAAGTTTGTACAACAATCATGTGTTCCTTTTCCTGCAGACTACTGGCCCCAGTTTATTGTGATTCTTAACCACGTTCATCACTGGGTATCAAATAGATGTGAGGATGCCACACTGAAAAGTCAATGTTTTTACCTCTTACGTTGTTGAATATTGTGTTAGGACTTTTGCAATGATACTTTTCATTGTAAAGGCTCTTTAGCACAggagtgcccaaagtgcggcctgcagcacattccgTCCGCCCGCATATCTGTTGACAGTGGCACATGTAGGTGTGCTTTGTGTATGACATCATTTTCACACAGTTATCCGTTTCTGtctggatgcaaatactgtatttaatagTCCGGCAGTGTGGATGCTTTTTTCAATccgcaaaaaaacaaatcccaataacgttcccgtgtggacacgGCCTAAAAAGTACCTAATGCGAAGTCAACatacatttttggcattttgacTTTTGTCAATTTGAGATCCAGAGGGGTAATTTCTATAAATCGGCCCATTTATTTTGACACGTGTGGTATTGTTAACGTCATCATTATTGCTCATGTGTGTTTGCCGACTCGTGGTGATGCCAAAATCAACACCAACAAGTGAAGAAGGGCGGGTAGGGCAACAGTACAAAGAACTGCCACTTCTTGCCACATGGCGGTGTGAATTTTATGGcttcgcggtttttcaaaaatattttaataaaccatgctgtttcgtggttgaataccgcCTATTGTTagttgcttaaaaatgcatttttaagcaaatgttacatattttttaataaatatttataaattatgctACTTTTCACACAGAAAAATTGTTagatgaactgaaatacaaatatacaaatataaagcattaaGAAGCTGATTGTAAtgtatagtattctacactggtcactaggtattAGTAATTTTAtggtaatgtttggtgagataaatatcagacttgattgccgggacaacaggattttattgcaggtttgaattatcttacaacagacacaataataacaacataataatcttaataacaataaccagactgttgtggccgtaatccactgaactctgaacccccgacgtcacttcctgtccccacATGTCCGGGacatatttattgcaaaacacatgagcatgagtcttatttatgctttaaatggcttattttctgttattatgtctactctactgggcaatatgagtgtaaaggtgactataggggtgttatttgatgtcaagagggctctaataatgttaaaaccgtatttagaaggtcgtaaacaggtcttctatgctctgactttccatttataaataaggaattctacttagcggaaattaatttatcatggtcgggtctgaaaccagttacacgcaataaacgagggattactgtgcaccTAAAGGATGCCAGCAAAGTGCTGTAGGTTGAAATATTCTTGTATTATCTCCTTATGTCGCTggtgaaagtcacaagtaaaatAGCAGTGACTATTTACGGTCACGTCGACTTTTTGGTAATATGGCCTTTTAACGGGTTCTGATGTATGCGTCTTGGGAGAAATTGTCTGGCCCACATGACAACTTGTACAACGTGTGTAAACACACTTTGATTGATGTAACCTCATGCTTGTTATGTTTGCGTTGTGTCCTACGCAGCCAGGAAACTACAAGAGAACGGTGAAGCGGGTTGACGATGGCCACCGACTATGTAATGAGTTAGTCAGCTGCTTCCAGGAACGTGCTAAGATCGAGAAAAGCTATGCTGTGCAGCTGAGCGACTGGGCCAAGAGGTGGAGAAGTGTGGTCGAGAAAGGTAAGTTCCGATGCTACAGCTGAGCATCCATCATAAAGCCGTAATTGAACAATTAGGTGTATAAATGTGTACGTAAATGTGGCAGCAGTGTGTCAAGGCAGCAAAGTGTGGCGGATGGGAAAGTGAAGCCAGCCATCCTTAACTTTTTTTAACCCACAGTTTGACTTAACGAGACTTAACGTGGCGTCCGTCTGACACACGgatgcagatatctgctggagaagagcgtgccATAAAGCTGTGCAGCAGCTCACGTTACATTGTAAGCAGTccattaaaacaaaatataagCTAAAAATGTAAGCTATCTGAGAAGTTTGAGTGGAAAAATTCCTGCAATTTCGGTTACCACTTTTAGGGGGTGATGGTGCACatagccaaaccagttgagaaccactgctttcgTACAAATGCCATTTGCCAAGCTTCATGTATTGATGCTTCTATTCTCTAAAGCCGGGGTTCCCATTACATCGATCGCAAGCTACCAATAGGTTGCCAAGGTGTCAGCGTCACTTTGTaggtgtcatatgacatcaatcagctgacattaagctcccctcatGATTCACTCTTGTCCCCCTGCGGCATTTCAAGCTACACATGTATTCTGAAtacagataaactaactcagcggtaagatgtctatatctataacaaaagttatctgttcacttgtagcggatatttatgtagaaaaaaagtgtattgtttgatggctttgcttcgcgtcatgaactccactacagaaatcagtgctttctacacgtccgcttcttaagctgttatttcatgatgaaatggaaaatgtgcccattgctgaaacctttttaatatgttgccttgacttcggctgcattgtcttttgcataatcattttcaattcttgtatatgggtaatgtttgatagcaaactGATAGCTTACTGGATGTAGTACATGAactcctaatgaacgttacgtagctattttgactgacatattaccagtactcaggttatgtacacaattGAGGAATCATgcataattatctttattgccatattgaatataactgtatcaactactttgattacctgtaaactttgaaaatgtgaaatactaattaatatttacaatagtatttcaaagtttagCGGTTAGATTTTAGATATgtcatatgttttatagaaagaggtacatCATTTTGAcgtgtaacttgcatgctgaaaaagtgcgtgcactcctgatatgcatgtataatgtacataaatacatactcatatttttttaaaataaatatagtaaatatatgtatcttttatatttacagtagGAGGTAGATATTTGGgaattggtcattttaaaagtagcttgcaggctgaaaaagtgtgagcacccctgctctaaagtaaTCCCATTTGATATACTACATCACAGTCACAAGTTGTACTTGTGTAAACGGAACGATGACCGCTCATTATGAGTAATTACACCATATTTGACTATGACCAGCCTCAACCTCCAtagatttacatttgttttcaaaCAGTAATTGTTCATTGCTCGTGCACATCACTCAGGGCCTCAGTATGGTACCTTGGAGAAGGCGTGGCATGCATTCATGCAGGCAGCCGATCGGCTCTGCGAGCTGCATCAAGAACTGCGTGACCGGCTGGCGGGAGAAGACAGTGAGAAGGTGCGAAATTGGCAGAAAGAAGCCTTCCACAAGCAGATGATGGGAAGTTTCAGGGAGACCAAGGAGGCTGACGATGGCTTCCGCAAAGCCCAGAAACCGTGGGTCCGCAAATTAAAAGAGGTTTGATACgtctcttcccccccccccccccccccccccccttcacaGGGCAAATGTATGTGGATAGCTTACGTTAAAAGAGCTGTGAATTTCTATGTTTAGTTGGAGTCAAGTAAGAAGAGCTACCACCATGCCAGGAAGGAGGAGTGGACAGCCATTAATAGGGAAACGCACGCTAAGGCTGACCCATCCAAGTCTCAAGAGGAAGTCCGCAAATACACGACCCGGGTGGAGCGCTGCAACCAGGAGGCTGAAAAAGTACAAAGCTTAcatacgcacacgcacacacacaaagctttaAATTGATTTTCCTGATGATTGCTTTTTATCTTTGAAGATGCCTTAAAGAAGACTTCACACTAATTGTATTGGCCGTTAATTAGCAGAAATATAAGTAGCATCCCAACATACCGAAACCCTGCTTTTTAGAAGATTTATTGACCAACCAACAGGTTACTGAATGTCACCAACTCTAAATTGCATTTTCtttcaaacaaaatatataagaaCCCCACCATCACCAGTGAGCATATCTTacaaatagtggtttaaaagaacagattgtacaaaaaaagtatatatttttcacaattatgcattaaactagggatgctccgatcagggttttatgctggtgattccgataccgatcatccaggactgaaatcagccGACAcggatcacatggattaattatacatttttcaatttatttatgatgagtgccaGGGGTGGTGTATTGTAAAAAGGGGAACAGTCAGGACAATTCCtgggtcccttgactgccacgggacccaaaaaatatttaattacgaataaaattagtaattaattaataaatggggGCCaccgtgattttttttcatgggacccaacattcctggctgcacccctgctactggctgtATGATACGGAAAAAAGAAGCATacaatcaccttaatttagacaaaaacatactcGACtaactttttgaagagaacatataaACTTCCAAAGGATGAcatgccttctttaaggagatttTGGGTgcgagagtacattggtggaccTTCCAGGTACATGAGAAAGCACTCCGCGAACtctgtgtcttccactgctgagaaaggctggtcatctcatccgatgaattcagttatttttcgggttattagcttagccttctgattgtcacacacgcacatacgcgcgagtgttagccacatggctgcgtgaGCTACCGTTTGACTGATCACAACGTGAGCCTCGAAAagtcaccatactccgtcagttgtttgttcttcaaatgccgtattaaagctttttaaacaTGCTACTCCTAAGTGGAATGTTTTGGCAGTTGATTttcacacggcagacatgattgatactgtttttaaggaaagtgggaggacggcGCTGCCAAGGGTGTTaggtcaagacactacactgtacAAAAGGATCGCTTCGGCCCGCAATAGCGCTTGCCACAGgcgatcggcgttgaaaggcatttatcggcatatgctgagcttgtgatttttcatggaaattaaAATACTGATCAGCGGCCGATCAATCAACAAATACAAATTGTCGCTAGGACTGAAAAAGATGACTGGTGTTCATGGCTCTCACTCACGGCAGTCGTAGAGAAGCGACCAACAATTTGCACTCATGCTGTTGTGCCAACTATACATTCAAATATAGCTACCATGAGTAGCTAAATTTCCAAATCGAtattattagctgacaacaaacatgactaatgtgtgtgcatgtgtgttacgTAGGGTGTAATTCACGTACTgcgagcaggaagagggtgggatcAGTGTGGTcctttaatatttgtattttaaatgtattttctgtctgAGTCCACTAGTTttcttaacattttcttaagtaaaaagtGCTGAATttacacatttcctgatcaaatacatggtagaaacctaagatgaggccacCGTGAGCGTCTCCTCGCCTCCCagtttgtttgtcagcatgtcaccaataatataatgactttctacagcctgtgtaatgtctttaatgtaagtttGATATGATTATTTGTGCGGATCGGACTAAAGAACAGAGAAATGGCATATGCAGTACTCGCTTCATGCTGAAGTGGAGGGTGGTGCGTGAGCctgaaggtgcttgtcactgctgttctTCCACAGAAAGGAAAAAGCTCAGGATTAAGCTCACCAGAGGGTGagcagacttttacaacaaagtatgagCTTTTTCTGGAGAAGGACTGGGTGTATgtgcttcatatacaaataaaagataagaacacaaatgcttttcagttcagaaaaaaatgggaCTATTAGAagtacttgaaaacaattttaaaaatttgtaATGATTGCAGCACGGTTGAAACTCAGCCCGCTCTAGAAAGCTGCTTATTTATCCGTGACTTACAGCAGCTTGAACCTACGCCAACAGCAGCACGCAGACTGTCTACTACTGTGCATACCGGCGCAAACATCACTGCCACATTGCATTCACTGAACTCCGGAATCTTGAATGACATTACTGACCCATAACTGTCACTGTTAACATCACCCAGGCTATTTCAATAGCACATTATTTTAGCAATTACTTTAAATTCAAAGGAGAAAGCCACAGATTTGTTCTTAATCGTGATTAGATTGAACCCTTGCATCTCATCTTTGCGGCATGGCAACTGTTTCAAAAGGGTTAAGGATGCTTTTGCTCATTGAACAGTACATGAGTATAATCAGTAGTGctataaaaacatgcatattgttCCGTCACATGATCGGATCAATTATTGGTTTATTTAAGCTCACTAATAAACCCCTCCAAAATCCTGATTGTGTAACGTGTACTGTAAAGAATTCAACCTTAAGTTGAAATGCTGGAAATACAAACACAATGATTCCATGTGGAGCTGCTCTTGTCCCAATCTGGGTGTGTCCGGGAGTCCAGAAAAACATACCCGTGTGTAATTTTGTGACTTTGAAATATGAACGAACTTGTTTCCTGTGTTTTCTGCTCCTCAACATAGAAGAAAGAAGGGTAGGGAGGGAAATGATCAACCAAACAGGGAAACCCTTTGACAAATTCTAGATCAGTCGGTAACCAGATGTGAGGCAGCCAAGAGGTCTTTAAGAAGAATCCAGCACGATGATTCCAGGAAGAATGAGATAACATCAAAAATAGACCATACAGGAGGTCCTCTGTCTACATACAAGTTCCGTTCCTACGACCACGATGCAAGTCAAATTTTAGTGCAAGTCATACCTAACACACCCAACTCGCCAAACGAGACGATACATGTAACtagttttctgtttatttctgtaCAGTAAAGAGTGCGTTATAAACACGAAATGTTGTACtacactgtatgtactgtgatGGAACACACAGTATGTCCTTGACTGAAGGTCAGTATGTCCTCTGTGTTTTGCAGGCAAAGGAGCGTTATGAAAAGGCCCTGGAAGAACTGAACCGCTGTAACCCTCGTTACATGGAGGACATGGAACAGGTGTTTGACCTCACCCAGGAAGCTGAGCGCAAGAGGCTGTTCTTCTTTAAAGAGGTCTTGCTGGACGTTCATACACACCTTGACCTGTCCAGCAAAGAAGGGTAGGACAGACTTAATTCGCTTAAAGTCACTCTTGCGCAGtacagtctattattagttaagAAAGTGCATATTGATGCAAATTGtaagtattcttggcctaagttaagcatttagaagcatataaatggctaaatgaatacaaatccaaatataaggTAATCGGATGACGtgatgtagtgtaatatctgtgcgCCTTTAAGGTGCGGGGCCCGGGAAGTGATGTGTTaagctgagtgttagcagtgtggagagagcAGTGACTTGCGggagttgtggccgacagcagcttcTTTCTGAATGTTCAC
The sequence above is a segment of the Dunckerocampus dactyliophorus isolate RoL2022-P2 chromosome 3, RoL_Ddac_1.1, whole genome shotgun sequence genome. Coding sequences within it:
- the pacsin3 gene encoding protein kinase C and casein kinase substrate in neurons protein 3; its protein translation is MSSDGDLSNLGSCGSFWEPGNYKRTVKRVDDGHRLCNELVSCFQERAKIEKSYAVQLSDWAKRWRSVVEKGPQYGTLEKAWHAFMQAADRLCELHQELRDRLAGEDSEKVRNWQKEAFHKQMMGSFRETKEADDGFRKAQKPWVRKLKELESSKKSYHHARKEEWTAINRETHAKADPSKSQEEVRKYTTRVERCNQEAEKAKERYEKALEELNRCNPRYMEDMEQVFDLTQEAERKRLFFFKEVLLDVHTHLDLSSKEGFRQLYQDLGQTIRAANEAEDLRWWRNTHGPGMSMNWPQYEEWTPETGRPISRKERGGQSDDNVVTLTNIVTSGGDNIPPSPITQNATRVAKDYSSDWSDEDNPKKVAVNGVGEAEAKEEQVEGVRVRALYDYAGQEGDELSFKAGEELLKLGEEDEQGWCKGQLSSGQVGLYPANYVQLTDS